A genomic stretch from Chitinophaga agri includes:
- a CDS encoding 2-phosphosulfolactate phosphatase, giving the protein MEELKPRLEVCLSPALLHLYDVKNSIVVIIDVLRATSTICTVLYNGAARVIPVASVPECISIGEQLGESAITAGERDGRIAEGLLHGNSPFEYPKTFIQDKTLVLTTTNGTKLLHMAKDAIEIITGSFPNISAVCDYLISQGKPVILGCAGWKDRVNMEDTLFAGAVVNRIGKHFSVDCDSAIAAETLYVTSKDSIHEVMKQASHYKRLAKFGLEKDIEYCLTPDGANVLPIYRNGELIAAE; this is encoded by the coding sequence ATGGAAGAGCTGAAACCGAGACTGGAAGTATGTTTATCACCGGCATTGTTGCATTTGTATGATGTAAAGAACAGTATAGTGGTGATTATTGATGTGTTGAGAGCAACATCTACGATTTGTACGGTATTGTATAATGGCGCCGCCCGTGTGATACCCGTAGCTTCTGTGCCGGAGTGTATCAGCATTGGAGAACAGCTGGGAGAAAGCGCCATTACCGCTGGCGAAAGAGACGGACGGATCGCGGAAGGTTTGCTGCATGGTAACTCCCCCTTTGAATACCCAAAAACTTTTATTCAGGATAAGACATTGGTACTCACTACCACAAATGGAACCAAGCTGTTGCATATGGCTAAGGATGCGATAGAGATCATTACTGGTTCTTTTCCGAACATATCAGCGGTATGTGATTATCTGATCTCACAGGGCAAACCGGTTATACTTGGTTGTGCGGGCTGGAAAGATCGTGTGAATATGGAAGACACCCTGTTTGCAGGGGCGGTGGTGAACCGTATCGGGAAACATTTCTCGGTAGATTGTGATTCAGCAATTGCTGCGGAGACATTATACGTTACTTCAAAAGACAGTATCCATGAAGTAATGAAACAGGCCTCTCATTATAAACGGCTGGCGAAATTCGGACTGGAAAAAGACATCGAGTATTGTCTCACTCCGGATGGAGCGAACGTCCTGCCTATTTACCGCAATGGAGAGCTTATAGCTGCAGAATAA
- a CDS encoding SRPBCC family protein: MPTIHVTTVIHAPLDRVFDLSRSITVHKRSMAHMQEGKITGRSNGLIEMDETVTWQAKYLGKLRQLTTRITAMRKTEYFCDEMVSGDFTYMKHEHHFKEIGNGTVAIDIMEFGTPYGWLGRMFERFFLHKYMTELVRLRNSVIKDYAETEKWRVILD; the protein is encoded by the coding sequence ATGCCCACGATTCATGTTACGACGGTAATTCATGCTCCTTTGGATCGGGTCTTTGACCTGAGCAGGAGCATAACAGTGCATAAGCGCAGTATGGCGCATATGCAGGAGGGAAAGATCACAGGCCGTTCAAATGGTCTTATTGAGATGGATGAGACGGTCACCTGGCAGGCGAAATACCTGGGTAAGTTGCGTCAACTCACTACCCGGATCACGGCCATGCGCAAAACAGAGTATTTCTGTGATGAAATGGTGTCCGGTGACTTCACCTATATGAAACATGAGCATCATTTTAAGGAGATAGGTAATGGCACTGTTGCAATTGATATAATGGAATTTGGAACGCCCTATGGCTGGTTAGGCCGCATGTTTGAGCGGTTCTTCCTGCATAAGTACATGACTGAACTGGTGAGATTGCGGAACAGCGTAATTAAAGACTATGCTGAGACAGAAAAGTGGAGAGTAATACTAGACTGA
- the gcvT gene encoding glycine cleavage system aminomethyltransferase GcvT gives MKNTPFTHKHVALGAKMAPFAGYNMPISYTGINEEHLAVRNNAGVFDVSHMGEFILKGENALDLIQRVTSNDASKLTAGKAQYSCLPNEEGGIVDDLLVYCIEENKVYMLVVNASNIEKDWNWISKFNTKGVEMHNISDKTCLLAIQGPNAASILQPLTDVELVNLKYYTFAKGEFAGVPNVLISATGYTGAGGIEIYFDEKDGAADKIWDAIFEVGTPKGLKPIGLAARDTLRLEMGFCLYGNDIDDTTSPMEAGLGWITKFTKDFTSRATFEQQKAAGVTRKLVGFEMVDKGIPRHDYEIKNAAGEVIGKVTSGTQSPSMQKAVGLGYVKTEFSAQDSEIFIAVRDKLLKARVVKVPFLS, from the coding sequence ATGAAGAACACACCATTTACACACAAACACGTAGCGCTGGGCGCTAAGATGGCTCCTTTTGCAGGGTATAATATGCCTATTTCCTACACCGGTATTAATGAAGAACACCTGGCAGTCAGGAATAATGCAGGGGTGTTTGATGTAAGCCATATGGGTGAGTTCATCCTGAAGGGAGAGAATGCGCTGGACCTGATTCAGCGGGTAACGAGCAATGACGCTTCCAAGCTCACTGCCGGAAAGGCACAATATAGCTGCCTGCCTAATGAGGAAGGGGGTATTGTGGATGATTTGCTGGTATACTGCATTGAAGAGAACAAGGTTTATATGCTGGTAGTGAATGCCAGCAACATTGAAAAGGACTGGAACTGGATCAGCAAGTTCAATACAAAAGGTGTGGAAATGCACAACATTTCTGATAAAACCTGTCTGCTGGCTATCCAGGGTCCAAATGCGGCGAGCATTTTGCAGCCACTGACGGATGTGGAACTGGTGAACCTGAAATACTACACTTTTGCAAAAGGTGAATTTGCAGGTGTACCAAACGTACTGATCAGTGCTACCGGTTACACAGGCGCTGGTGGTATCGAGATCTATTTTGATGAGAAAGATGGTGCTGCAGATAAGATCTGGGATGCCATTTTCGAAGTAGGCACGCCTAAAGGGCTGAAGCCAATTGGCCTGGCTGCACGTGATACCCTGCGCCTGGAAATGGGATTCTGCCTATATGGTAATGATATTGATGACACCACCTCTCCAATGGAGGCAGGACTGGGTTGGATCACCAAATTCACTAAAGATTTTACTTCCCGCGCTACATTTGAGCAGCAGAAAGCTGCTGGTGTAACCCGTAAGCTGGTAGGATTTGAAATGGTCGACAAGGGTATTCCCCGCCATGACTATGAAATTAAAAATGCTGCAGGTGAAGTGATCGGTAAAGTGACTTCAGGTACGCAGTCCCCATCCATGCAGAAAGCAGTTGGTCTTGGGTATGTTAAAACGGAGTTTTCAGCACAGGATTCGGAAATTTTCATTGCCGTAAGGGATAAATTACTGAAAGCCAGAGTTGTAAAGGTGCCGTTTTTAAGTTAA
- a CDS encoding M20/M25/M40 family metallo-hydrolase, whose amino-acid sequence MKHIACLLALLLPFTTQLYAQKKADRKTLGNLQTHITFLASDKLEGRRTGTPGELLAAEYIASQMKLAGLTPAGDSGFLQVFPVSEGRIIASSSFLHVNKLTLRAGEQFIPLPFSAQKHVKGDVLADVNEPDNIWLFNVKDFEMSPHADPLEIYRQNAREAAKAGATGVIFYNGTETEEEVKKWMSLSVAPLTIPVMWVNSEMSKVLDDAEDLLIDMRVDFAADRRTGINVVGHIDNKAPHTIVIGAHFDHLGYGEDHNSMAPNDKTIHHGADDNASGTAALLELARQLKASHLQNYNYLFVAFSGEELGLFGSKYFTDHSAVPAASFNYMINMDMIGRLDPAKGLEVGGIGTSPEWPALLKQSVPADIRTTYDSSGTGPSDHTSFYLKNVPVLFFFTGTHSDYHKPSDEATKINYEGELAVMKVVYTLVEKTNDMGKLAFTKTRDKQTRTNTRFTVTLGIMPDYTWQKPGVRVDGVSDNKPASKAGVLTNDVIVELGTHTIVNLEDYMQALASFKKGDKTTVKVRREDAEKVFDIQF is encoded by the coding sequence GTGAAGCACATCGCATGCCTCTTGGCACTGTTATTACCCTTTACTACGCAACTATATGCTCAGAAAAAGGCTGACCGTAAAACCCTGGGCAACCTTCAAACCCATATCACCTTCCTCGCCAGCGATAAACTGGAAGGCCGCCGTACTGGTACCCCAGGCGAACTGCTGGCTGCTGAATATATAGCTTCCCAGATGAAACTGGCCGGTCTCACTCCTGCGGGCGACAGTGGATTCCTGCAGGTATTCCCGGTAAGTGAAGGCAGGATAATTGCCTCGTCCTCTTTCCTCCATGTCAATAAACTTACACTCCGTGCTGGTGAACAATTTATCCCCCTTCCGTTCAGTGCACAGAAACATGTTAAAGGAGACGTGCTGGCGGATGTAAATGAACCAGATAACATCTGGCTCTTTAACGTGAAAGACTTTGAAATGTCTCCCCATGCTGACCCACTCGAAATATACCGTCAGAACGCCCGGGAAGCAGCCAAAGCAGGCGCTACCGGTGTCATCTTTTATAATGGCACAGAGACCGAAGAAGAGGTAAAGAAATGGATGTCTCTCTCCGTAGCGCCCCTTACCATTCCGGTTATGTGGGTCAACAGTGAAATGAGCAAAGTCCTGGACGATGCTGAAGATCTCCTGATCGACATGCGGGTCGACTTTGCCGCTGACAGGCGTACGGGTATAAACGTTGTAGGACATATAGACAATAAAGCACCTCATACCATCGTCATCGGTGCTCACTTTGACCATCTCGGGTATGGCGAAGACCATAACTCAATGGCTCCCAACGACAAAACCATTCATCACGGTGCGGACGACAACGCCAGCGGAACAGCTGCCCTGCTCGAACTGGCCAGACAATTAAAAGCTTCCCACCTCCAGAACTATAACTACCTGTTTGTTGCCTTTTCCGGTGAAGAACTGGGACTGTTCGGATCAAAATATTTCACTGACCATAGTGCTGTGCCAGCTGCATCCTTCAATTATATGATCAATATGGATATGATCGGCAGACTGGACCCTGCCAAGGGACTGGAAGTAGGAGGGATCGGCACCTCTCCGGAATGGCCCGCATTACTGAAACAAAGCGTACCTGCCGACATCCGTACGACATACGATTCTTCCGGTACAGGGCCTTCCGACCATACCTCTTTCTACCTTAAAAATGTACCTGTACTGTTCTTCTTTACTGGTACACACAGCGACTACCATAAGCCTTCCGATGAGGCAACCAAGATCAACTATGAAGGGGAACTGGCTGTCATGAAGGTGGTATATACGCTTGTAGAAAAGACCAATGACATGGGTAAACTGGCCTTTACCAAAACCCGTGATAAACAAACAAGAACCAACACCCGTTTTACGGTAACCTTAGGTATCATGCCGGATTATACCTGGCAAAAACCAGGAGTAAGGGTGGATGGCGTATCAGATAATAAACCAGCCAGCAAAGCCGGCGTACTGACAAATGATGTGATAGTCGAACTGGGTACACACACCATTGTTAACCTGGAAGACTACATGCAGGCGCTTGCTTCCTTTAAAAAAGGAGACAAAACCACCGTGAAAGTCAGGAGAGAAGACGCTGAAAAAGTATTTGATATCCAATTCTGA